A genomic stretch from bacterium includes:
- a CDS encoding insulinase family protein produces the protein MRNLMRGLMLVLTLAGLAGNSFSQGRGGGFAGDSLEPAIHPLAENVEILRLENGMDVILMRNPGQPMVGVYTQVKVGSAWEDYRTSGMSHMLEHLLFNGSDKYTQEELYDKADQAGAYNNANTARFFTNFMMVVPAAALETGLDLQSQMLFHSLIPADKFEKEKGIVVGELVQARDWPGHAKEKALEQALWEGSSLELPTLGTKSTIEHMERDDVYQFYRKWYVPNNMVLTLAGNFDRDEALALLETYYGGVAPGTVERSPLRPVRPIENATSASRRVGDERVLALAFDAPSYGLPDYFPFLVLTSLLDLEGTGILTAALDDLPAAERPELATWWEQSPGFGRLVLEFTLPEGVGPDGIYRLVQDALTGAMEMGITGEDILGIVRTSETHTLLEREQLRMTGIYTAEPIVLGGIDFFVSFLDGLRAVTAEDVSRTLANWLIDAPCQAVYIEPAAGAAGGAGGMAGMRMPPGMQMPPAMAAAMGGKEGGAADKPAAPKPAAPAPLQVDRSELANGAVLVSQTNPDSPLMAIHLAVKGRAAIDRENAAAGAVDLVHRLIGEGYAGCDRACLARQLRRLGAVVKVVDDDRIPMDNYYTTGRFSFVRIEATAANGPEILALLLQQLQFASFTAQDFARVRDERVEKLEQEKASARATANGLLEQGLYGDHPLVMAPEGTPESLASLDFNQVRQVYRKAFSPDNLVFAVVGPQTHAELKAAIESGLPGRSRPGPTLPVPPATTAGEELTATVGGQMTAIRLGAVLDVAPADAAALELTVAILSDRMAMDLRETRGLSYSVGASLDVTGPVAEFTAWLNPPQERLAEGQAAIREFVAGFDAATITREEMDKIRSARRGRLMMRRLSSMGQAYYLAMAELDGDIAGYLNGLTAYDDLTLSDLQRVAGKYLATMPLVEVIVN, from the coding sequence ATGCGGAACCTGATGCGCGGATTGATGCTGGTGCTCACCCTGGCCGGGCTGGCCGGCAACTCGTTCTCGCAGGGGCGGGGCGGCGGCTTCGCGGGGGACTCCCTGGAACCGGCGATCCACCCGCTGGCGGAGAACGTGGAGATCCTGCGGCTCGAGAACGGGATGGACGTCATCCTGATGCGCAATCCGGGCCAGCCCATGGTGGGCGTCTACACCCAGGTGAAGGTGGGCTCGGCCTGGGAGGACTACCGCACCAGCGGCATGAGCCACATGCTCGAGCACCTGCTCTTCAACGGCAGCGACAAGTACACCCAGGAGGAGCTGTACGACAAGGCCGACCAGGCGGGTGCCTACAACAACGCCAACACCGCGCGCTTCTTCACCAACTTCATGATGGTCGTGCCGGCGGCCGCCCTCGAGACCGGCCTCGACCTGCAGTCGCAGATGCTCTTCCACTCGCTGATCCCGGCCGACAAGTTCGAGAAGGAGAAGGGCATCGTCGTCGGCGAGCTGGTGCAGGCCCGCGACTGGCCCGGACACGCCAAGGAGAAGGCCCTCGAGCAGGCGCTGTGGGAGGGTTCGAGCCTCGAGCTGCCCACCCTGGGCACCAAGAGCACCATCGAGCACATGGAGCGCGACGACGTCTACCAGTTCTACCGCAAGTGGTACGTGCCCAACAACATGGTGCTGACCCTGGCGGGGAATTTCGATCGCGACGAGGCCCTCGCGCTGCTCGAGACCTACTACGGCGGCGTGGCGCCCGGCACGGTCGAGCGCAGCCCGTTGCGGCCGGTGCGGCCGATCGAGAACGCCACCTCCGCCAGCCGCCGCGTCGGCGACGAGCGCGTGCTGGCCCTGGCCTTCGACGCGCCCAGCTACGGCCTGCCCGACTACTTCCCCTTCCTCGTCCTGACCAGCCTGCTCGACCTCGAGGGCACCGGCATCCTGACCGCCGCCCTGGACGACCTGCCCGCCGCCGAGCGTCCCGAACTGGCCACGTGGTGGGAGCAGTCGCCGGGCTTCGGGCGGCTGGTGCTCGAGTTCACCCTGCCCGAGGGCGTCGGGCCCGACGGCATCTACCGCCTGGTGCAGGACGCCCTGACCGGCGCGATGGAGATGGGCATCACCGGCGAGGACATCCTGGGCATCGTGCGCACCAGCGAGACCCACACCCTGCTCGAGCGCGAGCAGCTGCGCATGACGGGCATCTACACCGCCGAGCCCATCGTGCTCGGCGGCATCGACTTCTTCGTCTCGTTCCTGGACGGCCTGCGCGCCGTCACCGCCGAGGACGTGTCGCGCACCCTGGCCAACTGGCTCATCGATGCGCCGTGCCAGGCCGTGTACATCGAGCCGGCCGCAGGTGCCGCCGGTGGCGCGGGCGGCATGGCGGGCATGCGGATGCCGCCGGGCATGCAGATGCCGCCGGCCATGGCGGCGGCCATGGGCGGCAAGGAGGGGGGCGCAGCCGACAAGCCCGCCGCGCCGAAGCCCGCTGCGCCGGCCCCCCTGCAGGTCGACCGCTCGGAACTGGCCAACGGCGCCGTGCTCGTCAGCCAGACCAACCCCGACAGCCCCCTCATGGCCATCCACCTGGCGGTGAAGGGGCGCGCGGCCATCGACCGGGAGAACGCGGCGGCCGGCGCCGTCGATCTGGTCCACCGGCTCATCGGCGAGGGCTATGCGGGCTGCGACCGGGCCTGCCTGGCGCGACAGCTGCGCCGCCTGGGCGCCGTGGTGAAGGTCGTCGACGACGACCGCATCCCCATGGACAACTACTACACCACCGGACGCTTCAGCTTCGTGCGCATCGAGGCGACCGCGGCGAACGGTCCCGAGATCCTGGCCCTGCTGCTCCAGCAGCTGCAGTTCGCCTCGTTCACGGCCCAGGACTTCGCCCGCGTCCGCGACGAGCGCGTGGAGAAGCTGGAGCAGGAGAAGGCCAGCGCCCGCGCCACGGCCAACGGGCTGCTCGAGCAGGGGCTGTACGGCGACCACCCGCTGGTGATGGCGCCCGAGGGCACGCCCGAGAGCCTCGCCTCCCTCGACTTCAACCAGGTGCGCCAGGTGTACCGCAAGGCCTTCTCGCCGGACAACCTGGTCTTCGCGGTGGTGGGACCCCAGACCCACGCCGAGCTCAAGGCCGCCATCGAATCCGGCCTGCCCGGCCGCTCGCGCCCGGGCCCGACCCTGCCGGTGCCGCCGGCCACCACGGCGGGCGAGGAGCTCACGGCCACCGTCGGCGGCCAGATGACGGCCATCCGGCTCGGCGCGGTGCTCGACGTGGCGCCGGCCGATGCGGCGGCCCTCGAATTGACCGTGGCCATCCTCTCGGACCGCATGGCCATGGACCTGCGGGAGACGCGGGGGCTGAGCTACAGCGTGGGTGCGTCGCTCGACGTGACCGGCCCCGTGGCCGAATTCACGGCCTGGCTGAATCCGCCCCAGGAGCGGCTGGCGGAGGGGCAGGCGGCGATCCGCGAGTTCGTGGCCGGCTTCGACGCGGCGACCATCACCCGCGAGGAGATGGACAAGATCCGCTCGGCCCGCCGCGGCCGCCTGATGATGCGCCGGCTGTCGAGCATGGGACAGGCCTACTACCTGGCCATGGCCGAGCTCGACGGCGACATCGCGGGCTACCTGAACGGCCTGACGGCCTACGACGACCTGACTCTTTCCGACCTGCAGCGGGTCGCGGGCAAGTACCTCGCGACGATGCCCCTGGTCGAAGTGATCGTGAACTGA